A single genomic interval of Paralichthys olivaceus isolate ysfri-2021 chromosome 7, ASM2471397v2, whole genome shotgun sequence harbors:
- the LOC109638942 gene encoding carbohydrate sulfotransferase 1 yields the protein MSEGCRARGGRRMECSWKTVLLLVCASLGVQYTAIRTLRDSLSGPCQGVYRCQSRHHRDSRWRALCDDSWIPVPSPRKHILLFATTRSGSSFTGQLLNQHPGVFYVFEPLYHVQQAFTNSSSRLRRTLDRRALLGAYRDLLLNLYTCDLHFMENYIRPEPQDHVTSSFFRRSSSHALCSPPVCLEGGDAAAPEPPDETWCPKKCGALNLTLASMSCLSRGHVAIKTVRVPEVGDLRTLTEDPRLDLKIIHLVRDPRAILASRIMAFSDQFRAWKIWNATGRQPRYVDLSQITSTCKDMVASAETGLQRPAWLRGRYLLVRYEDLAFKPKDKATEIYRFAGLETEDRVNMWIAKNTNSNVSSTSDWSYRYSTTRDSRATAESWRLRLGFDIVRTVQNLCNDTLALLGYKRVHSAAELRNLSHSLVEHRTFHPVT from the exons AGTGAAGGATGTAGAGCCAGAGGGGGGCGCAGGATGGAGTGTTCCTGGaagacagtgctgctgctggtgtgtgcCTCTCTGGGGGTCCAGTACACGGCCATCCGCACACTGAGGGACTCGCTGTCTGGACCCTGCCAGGGAGTTTACCGCTGTCAGAGCAGACATCACAGAG ACTCCAGATGGAGAGCGTTGTGTGACGACAGTTGGATTCCCGTGCCGTCGCCTAGGAAACACATCCTGCTGTTTGCCACCACACGCAGCGGCTCCTCCTTCACGGGCCAGCTCCTCAACCAGCACCCGGGGGTTTTCTACGTGTTCGAGCCTCTCTACCACGTCCAGCAGGCCTTCACTAATTCCAGCAGCAGGCTGCGTCGCACCCTGGACCGCCGGGCCCTGCTGGGAGCGTACAGGGACCTCCTCCTCAATCTCTACACATGCGATCTTCACTTCATGGAGAATTACATCCGCCCAGAGCCCCAAGATCACGTCACAAGCTCCTTCTTCCGCCGAAGCTCCAGCCACGCCCTCTGTTCCCCTCCCGTGTGCCTAGAGGGAGGAGATGCAGCCGCCCCTGAGCCGCCGGATGAAACCTGGTGTCCGAAGAAGTGTGGAGCCTTAAACCTTACTTTAGCTTCAATGTCGTGTCTGTCAAGAGGACACGTGGCCATAAAGACTGTGCGGGTCCCTGAGGTGGGGGATCTGCGGACCCTGACTGAAGATCCGCGCCTGGACCTGAAGATAATCCACCTGGTGCGGGACCCCAGAGCCATTCTTGCCTCCCGCATAATGGCGTTTTCAGATCAGTTCCGTGCTTGGAAAATCTGGAATGCAACTGGACGGCAACCCCGATACGTGGACCTGTCACAAATTACCAGCACCTGCAAGGACATGGTTGCCTCTGCAGAAACGGGCCTGCAGAGACCTGCGTGGCTGCGGGGACGCTACTTACTGGTGCGGTACGAGGACCTGGCGTTCAAACCAAAGGACAAGGCCACAGAGATCTACAGGTTTGCAGGGCTGGAAACAGAGGACAGGGTGAACATGTGGATTGCAAAGAACACCAACAGCAACGTGTCCTCCACGTCCGACTGGAGCTACAGGTACTCCACCACCAGGGACTCCAGAGCGACAGCAGAGAGCTGGAGGCTGCGGCTCGGCTTCGACATCGTGAGGACCGTGCAGAATCTGTGCAACGACACTCTGGCCCTGCTGGGATACAAGCGTGTTCACTCCGCAGCAGAGCTCAGAAACTTGTCCCACAGTTTAGTGGAACACAGGACTTTTCACCCAGTCACATGA